In one window of Gemmatimonadaceae bacterium DNA:
- the rsmB gene encoding 16S rRNA (cytosine(967)-C(5))-methyltransferase RsmB: MSPVDGFERGARTRRSGPPSTASRGGVTEARVAAALMLADLRQGDLLDTAFERRTHSLEARDRRWLHELMWGMLRRRSWIDAVLSVRVKGGLAKLEADVVDLLRVGVYQLLFMGSVPAYAAIAQTVEVCKRRDGIGASKLMNAVLRRVDRERETIEPPVPREPVEALAQQYSHPEWVVARWVERWGLVQTEALLAANNEASTITVRPYGIAREQLNDMLVGAGVETAPVPLVPDSIRLGPGVSITELDAFQQGLLYVQDPAATLVTMYADIPLGAVVADLCAAPGGKALELSRRAAVVITADRSASRVERMLLGFGRLDAQKLFPVIADASAPAMSPVDVVLVDVPCTGTGTFRRHPDARWRLRVSDFAVLGVSQRAILRAAARIVKPGGLLIYSTCSLELEENDEAVDAFLADHPAFVLEPPAPGAVPAVVLDGGRLRVLPHRDGSDGAFAARLRRAAS; this comes from the coding sequence ATGTCCCCCGTCGACGGATTCGAGCGCGGAGCGCGCACCAGACGCAGCGGCCCCCCGTCGACCGCCAGCCGTGGCGGCGTCACTGAGGCGCGTGTTGCCGCCGCGCTGATGCTGGCTGATCTGCGACAGGGCGACCTGCTGGACACCGCGTTCGAGCGACGCACGCACTCGCTCGAGGCGCGCGACCGGCGCTGGCTGCACGAACTGATGTGGGGCATGCTGCGCCGACGCAGTTGGATCGATGCCGTGCTGTCGGTTCGGGTCAAGGGTGGTCTGGCCAAACTCGAGGCCGATGTGGTCGACCTGTTGCGGGTGGGCGTGTACCAACTGCTGTTCATGGGAAGCGTCCCCGCCTACGCCGCCATCGCGCAGACGGTGGAAGTGTGCAAGCGTCGGGATGGCATTGGTGCCAGCAAGCTGATGAACGCGGTATTGCGACGCGTCGATCGCGAACGAGAGACGATTGAACCGCCGGTGCCGCGGGAACCCGTCGAAGCGCTGGCACAGCAGTACTCCCATCCTGAGTGGGTGGTCGCCCGCTGGGTGGAACGATGGGGGTTGGTGCAAACCGAAGCGCTCCTCGCGGCCAACAACGAAGCCTCCACGATCACGGTGCGTCCGTACGGCATTGCGCGCGAACAGCTGAACGACATGCTTGTCGGCGCGGGTGTGGAGACGGCGCCGGTGCCGCTCGTCCCCGATTCGATTCGCTTGGGTCCCGGCGTCTCGATCACGGAACTCGACGCATTCCAGCAGGGTCTGCTCTACGTGCAGGACCCGGCCGCGACGTTGGTGACGATGTATGCGGACATTCCGCTGGGCGCTGTCGTCGCGGATCTCTGCGCGGCCCCGGGCGGCAAGGCGCTGGAACTGTCGCGCCGCGCCGCGGTCGTCATCACGGCCGATCGAAGCGCCTCACGTGTGGAGCGCATGTTGCTGGGGTTCGGACGACTCGACGCGCAGAAGCTGTTTCCGGTCATCGCCGATGCCAGTGCGCCGGCCATGTCGCCCGTCGATGTGGTGTTGGTTGACGTGCCCTGCACGGGCACGGGCACGTTTCGTCGACACCCCGACGCGCGATGGCGATTGCGCGTGTCGGACTTCGCCGTCCTTGGCGTGTCGCAACGCGCCATCTTGCGCGCCGCTGCCCGGATTGTGAAGCCGGGAGGCCTGCTCATCTACAGCACCTGCTCGTTGGAGTTGGAAGAGAACGATGAAGCGGTGGACGCGTTTCTCGCCGACCATCCAGCGTTTGTGCTGGAGCCGCCCGCTCCCGGAGCCGTCCCGGCCGTGGTATTGGACGGCGGGCGACTTCGCGTGCTGCCTCATCGCGATGGCAGCGACGGCGCGTTTGCCGCCCGTTTGCGTCGAGCCGCTTCATGA
- the rpe gene encoding ribulose-phosphate 3-epimerase, translating into MTVRIAPSLLASDFCRLGADIAMCDAGGADWIHVDVMDGRFVPSLSFGAKVIEAARRSSANIIDVHLMVVEPERYFDEFVKAGADVLTIHAEAAPHLDRQLTRIKELGCKAGVALNPATPLSAIEEIVHMLDLLLIMSVNPGYGGQKFIEYSIDKIERARFLLDQADSPAALQVDGGISRETIARCWRAGADTFVAGNAIFAAANPQAEIGILRGLCADNA; encoded by the coding sequence ATGACCGTTCGCATCGCGCCTTCGCTGCTGGCCTCCGATTTCTGTCGACTTGGCGCCGACATTGCCATGTGCGATGCCGGTGGCGCTGATTGGATTCACGTGGATGTGATGGACGGCCGCTTCGTGCCCTCGCTGTCGTTCGGTGCGAAGGTCATCGAGGCGGCGCGTCGATCGAGTGCGAACATCATCGACGTGCACCTGATGGTCGTCGAGCCTGAGCGCTACTTCGATGAATTCGTGAAGGCGGGGGCCGATGTGCTGACCATCCACGCTGAGGCGGCTCCACACCTCGATCGCCAGCTCACCCGTATCAAGGAACTGGGATGCAAGGCGGGCGTCGCGCTCAATCCGGCCACGCCGCTGTCGGCCATCGAGGAGATCGTGCACATGCTCGACTTGCTGCTCATCATGAGTGTCAACCCGGGATACGGCGGGCAGAAGTTCATCGAGTACTCGATCGACAAGATCGAACGCGCACGGTTCCTGCTGGACCAGGCGGACAGCCCCGCCGCCCTCCAAGTGGACGGCGGCATTTCACGAGAGACCATTGCGCGCTGCTGGCGCGCGGGCGCCGACACATTTGTCGCAGGCAATGCCATCTTTGCCGCGGCCAACCCGCAAGCAGAGATCGGGATCTTGCGCGGATTGTGCGCGGACAACGCGTGA
- the yajC gene encoding preprotein translocase subunit YajC — MLAIQAAGGSIAQMVFMYGAIFAIFYFVLIRPQQQQRKKHEALIKELKKGDEIVTAGGIVGEVLHIAQQMKEGTAVSSMDDRITIKSADSRLIIERGRIARVASSAASA; from the coding sequence ATGCTCGCGATCCAGGCCGCCGGTGGCTCGATCGCCCAGATGGTTTTCATGTATGGTGCGATCTTTGCCATCTTCTATTTCGTGCTCATTCGTCCGCAACAGCAGCAGCGGAAGAAGCACGAGGCGCTCATCAAGGAGCTCAAGAAGGGGGACGAGATCGTGACGGCCGGCGGCATTGTCGGCGAGGTCCTGCACATCGCGCAGCAGATGAAAGAGGGTACCGCCGTGTCGTCCATGGACGACCGCATCACGATCAAGTCGGCGGATTCCCGTCTCATCATCGAACGCGGTCGCATTGCCCGGGTCGCGTCCAGCGCGGCATCCGCCTGA
- a CDS encoding PASTA domain-containing protein produces the protein MRGLGAILAGLIIGAIGGAAGVTRLEPGRPGQADSLQLMLDSLRQQKANANPREQRRAVDSADAEQRAQRIADSTALANDPDAPVIPDVVSLEEGAARNAIEAAGLSVGTVQFRAAPAAAGVVIAISPAAGRKARAGTAVNLVLSDGRSPPPDSIDTLAVPTAFTRKP, from the coding sequence ATGCGCGGTCTCGGCGCGATTCTCGCCGGGTTGATCATTGGCGCGATCGGCGGCGCGGCCGGCGTGACTCGACTGGAACCCGGACGCCCGGGACAAGCCGACTCGCTGCAGTTGATGCTGGATAGTCTGCGCCAGCAGAAAGCCAACGCGAACCCGCGCGAGCAGCGCCGAGCAGTGGACAGCGCCGATGCGGAACAGCGCGCCCAACGCATTGCCGACAGCACGGCGCTGGCGAACGATCCTGACGCCCCCGTCATTCCAGACGTGGTTTCTCTCGAAGAAGGGGCCGCACGGAACGCCATCGAGGCCGCCGGGTTGTCCGTAGGGACCGTCCAGTTCCGTGCCGCCCCGGCGGCAGCCGGCGTGGTAATCGCCATCTCACCGGCGGCGGGGCGCAAGGCTCGCGCGGGCACGGCCGTCAACCTGGTGCTCAGCGACGGCCGTTCGCCGCCGCCAGATTCCATCGATACCCTCGCAGTTCCGACTGCATTCACCCGCAAACCATGA
- a CDS encoding methionyl-tRNA formyltransferase translates to MRILFWGTPDFAVPPLRALLGEGHDVVGVVTQPDKPRGRSRSQVDPSPVKRVALEEGIPILQPEKPRGEAFMAAVRELDPDVSVVVAYGCILPSAVIDLPPHGTLNIHASLLPKLRGAAPIQAALLEGLRETGVTIMQMVPALDAGPSLHVLRTPIDDIETYGELHDRLSELGAMAIVQGLALLDAGLARPIAQDDSQSTYAPKIDRGMARLDFAADATRVARVTRAFDPRPGAFAPLGGVDVKCFGARLVGDGSDASLDEPTRASPPGTIRAADEGGLCVRCGVGAVRFLEVQPSGRARLSPAAWARGRGVQVGDQFAAIGG, encoded by the coding sequence GTGCGGATCCTGTTCTGGGGCACTCCCGATTTCGCCGTGCCGCCACTGCGCGCGTTGCTCGGTGAAGGCCATGATGTCGTAGGCGTGGTCACGCAACCGGACAAGCCACGAGGCCGCTCGCGGTCGCAGGTCGATCCGTCGCCAGTCAAGCGGGTTGCCCTGGAAGAGGGCATCCCCATACTGCAGCCGGAAAAGCCGCGCGGTGAAGCGTTCATGGCGGCCGTGCGCGAACTCGACCCCGACGTCTCGGTGGTGGTGGCATACGGGTGCATTCTGCCGTCGGCCGTGATCGACTTGCCTCCTCACGGCACGCTGAACATTCATGCGTCGCTGTTACCCAAATTGCGCGGCGCGGCACCGATCCAGGCGGCCTTGCTGGAAGGCCTTCGTGAAACCGGCGTCACCATCATGCAAATGGTCCCGGCGCTCGACGCCGGCCCGTCCCTGCATGTCTTGCGCACGCCCATCGACGATATTGAAACGTACGGCGAGTTGCACGACCGGCTTTCCGAACTGGGCGCCATGGCCATCGTGCAGGGACTCGCACTGCTCGACGCCGGTCTGGCGCGCCCGATTGCCCAGGACGACTCGCAGTCCACGTATGCGCCCAAGATCGATCGGGGCATGGCCCGTCTCGACTTTGCGGCCGATGCCACACGGGTGGCCCGGGTGACGCGAGCGTTCGATCCGCGCCCGGGCGCATTTGCCCCCCTCGGCGGAGTCGACGTCAAGTGCTTTGGGGCGCGCCTCGTCGGAGACGGCAGTGACGCGAGTCTCGATGAGCCAACACGGGCGTCCCCTCCGGGGACCATCCGCGCCGCCGACGAGGGGGGTCTCTGCGTGCGCTGTGGCGTGGGTGCCGTGCGGTTTCTCGAGGTGCAGCCCAGTGGCCGCGCACGACTCTCGCCGGCGGCGTGGGCGCGGGGACGCGGCGTCCAGGTGGGCGACCAGTTCGCGGCGATTGGCGGCTGA
- the def gene encoding peptide deformylase: protein MSLLDIHVLGSPILRQETERVETITSDLRRLVDNMFDTMQAAKGVGLAAPQVGRRERLAVVDADDVRLVVINPEIILRESTVKGEEGCLSLPEIYADVQRAARVIVRAQDIDGKWYEVEASDLLGRCLQHEIDHLHGKLFTDRLSLLKRRTAMREWDDEKGKYPKLLRVLPVGDLPPERDAASAD, encoded by the coding sequence GTGTCGCTGCTCGACATTCACGTCCTCGGCTCGCCCATCCTGCGTCAGGAGACCGAGCGCGTTGAGACCATCACGTCGGATCTGCGACGACTGGTCGACAACATGTTTGACACGATGCAGGCCGCGAAGGGGGTAGGGCTCGCGGCGCCGCAGGTGGGTCGCCGCGAACGACTGGCGGTGGTGGACGCCGACGACGTGCGGCTGGTGGTGATCAATCCCGAGATCATCCTTCGCGAAAGCACCGTGAAGGGCGAGGAAGGCTGCCTCAGTCTTCCGGAGATCTACGCCGACGTGCAGCGGGCGGCGCGCGTGATCGTGCGGGCCCAGGACATCGACGGCAAGTGGTATGAGGTCGAGGCCAGCGATCTGTTGGGTCGGTGTCTGCAGCATGAGATCGATCATTTGCACGGCAAGCTGTTCACCGACCGACTGAGCCTGCTCAAGCGCCGTACGGCCATGCGTGAGTGGGACGACGAGAAGGGGAAGTATCCGAAGTTGCTGCGCGTGTTGCCGGTCGGGGATCTCCCGCCCGAACGCGACGCAGCGTCCGCGGACTGA
- a CDS encoding TlpA family protein disulfide reductase, with the protein MTAKQQWMVVLTVIAVLTGGAWAATHFLGDELTTVTVGSDAPGFAAKTLDAAPRMKSLTDYRGDVLLLNVWATYCIPCRTEMPSIEALYKDFASKGLKVVAVSIDQAGFEEQIREFTREHALTFEILYDDTGAIQSIFRTAGVPETFVIGRDGVIRKRWIGAEDWNSATNRALITQLLAEPKS; encoded by the coding sequence ATGACAGCGAAACAGCAGTGGATGGTCGTGCTCACGGTGATCGCGGTGCTCACCGGTGGCGCGTGGGCGGCTACGCACTTTCTGGGCGACGAACTGACCACGGTGACCGTGGGGTCTGACGCGCCCGGATTTGCCGCGAAGACGCTGGATGCCGCGCCGCGGATGAAATCACTCACGGACTATCGTGGCGACGTGCTGCTGCTCAACGTCTGGGCGACGTACTGCATTCCCTGTCGCACCGAGATGCCCAGCATCGAAGCGTTGTACAAGGATTTCGCGTCCAAGGGACTCAAGGTGGTCGCTGTGAGCATCGATCAGGCAGGATTCGAGGAACAGATCCGCGAGTTCACGCGCGAACATGCGCTGACCTTTGAGATCCTGTACGATGACACCGGCGCGATTCAATCGATCTTCCGCACGGCTGGCGTGCCCGAGACGTTTGTGATCGGTCGCGACGGGGTCATTCGCAAGCGGTGGATCGGGGCAGAAGACTGGAATTCGGCCACGAATCGCGCACTCATCACGCAACTGCTCGCCGAACCCAAGTCGTGA
- the tsaD gene encoding tRNA (adenosine(37)-N6)-threonylcarbamoyltransferase complex transferase subunit TsaD, whose protein sequence is MRASRRCVLGIETSCDETSASVVTGDSTHPELRSLVILSQDVHRLFGGVVPEIASRQHLVGIVPTVQAALDEAGVTLDDVEAIAVTHAPGLVGALLVGTSYAKALGYASGVPVVPVHHLEGHLFATLLEHQEASPPFTALLVSGGHTMLLDVPAWGSYRLLGQTRDDAAGEAFDKVAKLLGLPYPGGRPLEELARTVESSTVRFVRPMVRAKAKPGDEDYFDLSFSGLKTAVLLAVRAAEKGGTLETSRASIARAFQDAVVDTLVEKVDRAVRLYRRKRVVLGGGVACNVALQRAMGDRLERRGGRVFAPSPRLATDNAAMIAAAGMFRFELGERADPTLTAHASLPLPGLAPATLPTNNAQHA, encoded by the coding sequence ATGCGAGCGTCCCGGCGCTGCGTGCTGGGTATCGAGACCTCCTGCGACGAGACCTCGGCATCGGTGGTGACCGGTGATTCGACACACCCTGAACTGCGCTCGCTGGTGATCCTGTCACAGGATGTCCACCGGTTGTTTGGCGGGGTGGTGCCGGAAATCGCCAGTCGACAACACCTCGTGGGCATCGTGCCGACCGTGCAGGCCGCACTGGACGAGGCCGGTGTTACGCTTGATGATGTCGAGGCCATCGCGGTGACCCACGCGCCGGGGCTGGTCGGCGCGCTGCTGGTGGGCACGAGCTACGCCAAGGCGCTGGGGTATGCGTCCGGCGTTCCGGTGGTGCCGGTACATCATCTCGAGGGCCATCTGTTTGCGACGCTCCTTGAGCATCAGGAGGCGTCGCCACCGTTCACGGCGTTGCTGGTCAGCGGCGGACACACCATGCTGCTCGATGTACCGGCGTGGGGCAGCTATCGGTTGCTGGGGCAGACGCGCGACGACGCCGCCGGTGAAGCCTTCGACAAAGTGGCGAAGCTGCTTGGACTGCCGTACCCGGGAGGGCGACCCCTCGAGGAACTGGCCCGCACCGTGGAGTCATCCACCGTCCGCTTTGTCCGGCCCATGGTTCGTGCCAAAGCGAAGCCGGGCGACGAAGACTACTTCGATCTCTCCTTCAGCGGCCTCAAGACGGCCGTACTGCTCGCGGTACGCGCCGCCGAGAAAGGGGGTACGTTGGAGACGTCACGCGCGTCGATTGCCAGGGCGTTTCAGGACGCGGTTGTCGACACGCTGGTCGAAAAGGTGGATCGTGCAGTGCGGTTGTATCGAAGAAAACGGGTGGTGCTTGGTGGCGGCGTCGCCTGCAACGTGGCGCTGCAAAGGGCCATGGGCGACCGACTGGAACGTCGGGGCGGTCGGGTGTTTGCCCCGTCACCACGATTGGCGACCGACAACGCAGCCATGATCGCTGCCGCTGGGATGTTCCGCTTTGAATTGGGTGAACGGGCCGATCCGACGCTCACCGCGCACGCTTCGCTGCCTCTTCCCGGGCTCGCGCCCGCCACACTCCCGACGAACAACGCTCAGCACGCATGA
- the queA gene encoding tRNA preQ1(34) S-adenosylmethionine ribosyltransferase-isomerase QueA, translated as MPPGSRTSDYDYPLPDERIAQRPVEPRDASRLLVVDRATGIISHRVFRDLAEIIPPGDAIVVNTTRVFRARLLGHRESGGPAEVLLLRPIDAVHYEAMIHPGGKLRPGRLVTIAPGFQVEIIETTARHTRIVKLLTDDDPQAAIERHGHIPLPPYIGRDDDSADASRYQTVYAAQSGSVAAPTAGLHFTPDLLSRLDARGVPRIDVLLHVGPGTFRPVQDDDPSRHLMHEEWCEVSNDAAAAMNAVRARGGALWAVGTTSVRTLETAATADRQIHGTQCDTNIFLRPPHTFRGVDHLITNFHLPKSTLIMLVAAFAGYDLTMEAYRTAVAGQYRFYSYGDAMAVI; from the coding sequence ATGCCGCCTGGCAGCCGGACTTCCGACTACGATTACCCACTCCCTGACGAGCGCATCGCGCAGCGTCCGGTGGAGCCGCGCGATGCGAGTCGACTGCTGGTCGTTGATCGCGCGACGGGCATCATCAGCCACCGGGTCTTTCGCGATCTCGCGGAGATCATTCCGCCCGGCGACGCGATCGTGGTGAATACCACGCGCGTCTTTCGCGCGCGATTGCTGGGGCATCGCGAGAGCGGCGGCCCGGCGGAAGTGCTCCTGCTGCGCCCGATTGATGCCGTGCACTATGAAGCGATGATCCACCCCGGTGGCAAGCTCCGGCCGGGGCGCCTCGTCACCATCGCGCCGGGCTTTCAGGTTGAGATCATCGAGACCACCGCACGGCATACCCGCATTGTGAAGCTGCTGACCGACGACGATCCGCAGGCGGCGATCGAACGTCACGGCCACATCCCGCTGCCGCCCTACATCGGGCGCGACGACGATTCGGCAGACGCCTCGCGCTATCAGACCGTGTATGCCGCGCAATCGGGATCGGTCGCCGCACCAACGGCGGGGCTGCATTTCACACCCGACCTGCTCTCGCGACTCGACGCGCGCGGTGTGCCACGCATCGACGTGCTGCTGCATGTGGGGCCGGGCACCTTTCGCCCCGTGCAAGACGACGATCCGTCCCGGCATCTCATGCACGAGGAATGGTGCGAAGTGAGCAACGACGCAGCCGCCGCCATGAATGCCGTTCGCGCGCGTGGCGGCGCGTTGTGGGCCGTGGGCACCACCAGTGTGCGCACCCTCGAAACCGCCGCGACCGCCGACCGGCAGATTCACGGCACGCAGTGTGACACCAACATCTTCCTGCGACCGCCCCACACGTTTCGCGGTGTCGACCACCTGATCACCAACTTTCACTTGCCGAAGTCGACGCTGATCATGCTGGTGGCAGCCTTTGCCGGGTATGACTTGACGATGGAAGCGTACCGGACGGCCGTCGCCGGGCAATACCGGTTCTACTCGTACGGGGATGCGATGGCGGTTATTTGA
- the tgt gene encoding tRNA guanosine(34) transglycosylase Tgt, whose translation MPFRFTVTHASGSARSGVFTTPHGDIETPQFMPVGTLASVKSLDPDDLTRLGATMVLANAYHLHLRPGDDAVRALGGLHRFMQWHGPLLTDSGGFQVFSLEGLRTISEDGVEFRSHFDGSLHQFTPESVMRIERNLGADVIMQFDHVVPGQSDETSARDAMERSVRWLERCRIEFARLQHDDPDAPTAQQALFPIVQGGIHAGLRRESARAICDMDQWVGIGIGGLSVGEAKPDMYAMLDVVDRELPTDRPRYLMGVGFPEDLVEGVARGVDLFDCVAPTRMGRTGAFFTRDGRRNIKNATFRLDATPLDPECDCAACTRFSRAYLRHLFVTEELLGLRLLSLHNVHFLVALMREARGALATSAFDDWSRAWLARYLSRSTVTSASNTP comes from the coding sequence ATGCCCTTCCGTTTCACCGTCACGCACGCCTCCGGCTCCGCCCGCTCCGGCGTCTTCACGACGCCGCACGGCGACATCGAGACGCCGCAGTTCATGCCGGTGGGCACGCTGGCGTCCGTGAAATCGCTGGACCCCGATGACCTGACGCGACTGGGCGCGACGATGGTGCTGGCCAATGCCTATCACCTGCACCTGCGGCCCGGCGACGACGCGGTGCGCGCGTTGGGTGGGTTGCATCGCTTCATGCAGTGGCACGGGCCGCTGCTGACCGATTCGGGCGGATTTCAGGTCTTCTCACTGGAGGGGTTGCGCACAATCAGTGAGGACGGCGTCGAGTTCCGCAGTCACTTCGACGGCTCGCTGCACCAGTTCACACCGGAGTCGGTGATGCGGATCGAACGCAACCTCGGTGCGGATGTGATCATGCAATTCGATCACGTGGTGCCGGGGCAATCCGACGAGACGTCAGCCCGCGATGCGATGGAGCGCAGTGTGCGTTGGCTCGAGCGCTGCCGAATCGAGTTCGCCCGGCTCCAGCACGACGATCCGGACGCGCCCACGGCGCAACAGGCGCTGTTCCCCATCGTCCAGGGCGGAATACATGCCGGATTGCGCCGTGAGTCGGCTCGAGCCATCTGCGACATGGACCAGTGGGTCGGCATTGGCATCGGCGGCTTGTCGGTGGGTGAGGCCAAGCCCGACATGTATGCGATGCTCGACGTGGTTGATCGTGAACTGCCCACCGACCGCCCGCGATACCTGATGGGGGTGGGATTTCCGGAAGACCTGGTGGAGGGGGTCGCACGCGGGGTCGACCTGTTCGACTGCGTGGCACCGACGCGGATGGGTCGAACCGGGGCGTTCTTCACCCGGGATGGTCGCCGGAACATCAAGAATGCCACATTCCGGCTGGACGCGACTCCGCTGGACCCGGAATGCGACTGTGCGGCATGCACCCGGTTTTCTCGGGCCTACCTCCGCCATCTTTTCGTCACCGAAGAGCTGCTCGGACTGCGCCTCCTCTCCCTCCACAATGTACATTTCCTTGTTGCGCTGATGCGCGAAGCGCGAGGGGCGCTGGCCACCAGCGCGTTCGACGACTGGAGCCGAGCGTGGCTCGCGCGCTACCTGTCCCGATCGACCGTCACGTCCGCTTCCAATACTCCATGA
- a CDS encoding GWxTD domain-containing protein, which translates to MLNPWRFRAAFTRLVVAGWLATRIVWPQPAFAQRATAPIATRADSVAASGDTARAYAMLDSALRANKADGAAWHQFGLLNWNMARSRRNANYVSDQRAVRLLRGADSALRLATQFSPDSARYWLSLGRFNLGSGIATMRFAASGQVSNALDAARKTGDTLLLATSADEVGMAIWRRYEPVANRALLSDGQQKIQLTMFNSFSRDKARDFIDSYIHKIDPPTGQKDYLQATEHFRMAVDADPTSQRYSRHLYMAFGERGRWSEMLAVAGQRARAFPLDDQAQLARGLALHRLGDDQSAQVAFDSAFALMDDVDQARLTRLTRILRPKATKATKGTVGDTTAFGKLPAAQQRGLEQMFWFMSDPLTLTNENEYRLEFLSRVVWSDFRWTNEDAGLRGADTDRGDIFVRYGPPELEMTVPGTSSFQASNTDGGVTLVWAYASGLVFFFDLPPGFGTARFAFVDRDNVEQIMSAMPVSWANIASTRQIDTIPVRVTRFRATADSADAVVASLIPIDSLVRGLELTSAPIDVDFRIFDQFVRVKGVESVQQAVRPDSANAPMPRNWLRRLGPGINVVRVEALQADSKRAARAMARINPDATNGFGMSDILLGDKPVLRDGVAPRRWRDVVIEPGIGSYGRGTSVGLLWEMYDLVAREGASKYRVSLAVERADRTAAGRLAARVVDGLGRTIGRPQVSRDKLTIAFDRSAAAAGTLVEFLSLDVSDSPPGTYRLRVEITDLGNGRRTSRLTEFRIK; encoded by the coding sequence GTGGCTGGCCACGCGAATTGTTTGGCCGCAGCCCGCCTTCGCGCAGCGTGCAACCGCGCCCATCGCGACCCGCGCGGATTCCGTTGCTGCGAGCGGCGACACCGCCCGGGCGTACGCGATGCTCGACTCGGCGCTGCGCGCGAACAAGGCGGACGGCGCGGCCTGGCACCAGTTCGGCCTGCTGAACTGGAACATGGCCAGGTCCAGGCGTAACGCGAACTACGTCAGCGACCAACGCGCCGTGCGCCTGTTGCGCGGTGCCGATTCCGCATTGCGCCTGGCCACGCAGTTCTCACCGGATAGCGCGCGGTATTGGCTGTCCCTGGGGCGCTTCAATCTTGGATCGGGCATCGCCACGATGCGCTTCGCCGCCAGCGGACAAGTGTCCAACGCGCTGGATGCCGCGCGGAAGACCGGCGACACATTGTTGCTGGCCACAAGCGCCGACGAAGTGGGGATGGCCATCTGGCGTCGATACGAACCGGTGGCCAATCGCGCCCTGCTGTCCGACGGTCAGCAGAAGATCCAACTGACGATGTTCAACAGTTTCTCGCGTGACAAGGCGCGGGATTTCATCGACAGCTACATCCACAAGATCGATCCCCCGACCGGCCAGAAGGACTATCTGCAGGCGACCGAACACTTCCGGATGGCGGTGGACGCCGATCCGACCTCGCAGCGGTATAGTCGCCATCTGTACATGGCGTTTGGCGAACGCGGCCGATGGAGTGAAATGCTTGCGGTAGCCGGACAGCGCGCTCGAGCTTTTCCGCTGGATGATCAGGCGCAACTGGCGCGTGGGCTGGCGCTGCATCGACTGGGCGACGATCAGTCGGCGCAGGTGGCGTTCGACAGCGCCTTCGCGTTGATGGATGATGTCGACCAGGCGCGCCTGACGCGGCTCACGCGTATCCTCCGTCCCAAGGCCACGAAGGCAACCAAAGGGACGGTTGGCGATACCACCGCGTTCGGGAAACTCCCGGCGGCGCAGCAGCGCGGACTTGAGCAGATGTTCTGGTTCATGAGCGATCCGCTCACGCTCACCAACGAAAACGAGTACCGTCTCGAGTTTCTGTCACGTGTCGTGTGGTCAGACTTCCGATGGACGAATGAAGATGCTGGTCTGCGCGGCGCAGACACCGATCGCGGCGACATCTTCGTTCGATACGGCCCTCCCGAGTTGGAGATGACCGTCCCTGGCACTTCGAGTTTCCAGGCGTCCAACACGGACGGTGGCGTCACGCTCGTATGGGCCTACGCCAGCGGACTCGTCTTCTTCTTCGACCTGCCGCCCGGCTTCGGCACCGCCCGGTTTGCGTTCGTCGACCGGGACAACGTCGAGCAGATCATGAGTGCGATGCCGGTCTCCTGGGCCAACATCGCGTCGACCCGACAGATTGATACGATCCCGGTTCGCGTCACGCGCTTCCGGGCGACGGCCGATTCCGCAGACGCCGTCGTCGCGTCCCTCATTCCGATCGATTCGCTGGTGCGCGGCCTGGAGTTGACCAGCGCGCCGATCGATGTCGATTTCCGCATTTTCGACCAGTTCGTGCGGGTCAAGGGCGTGGAATCGGTGCAGCAGGCCGTTCGCCCGGATTCCGCGAATGCGCCGATGCCGCGAAACTGGCTGCGCCGATTGGGGCCCGGTATCAATGTCGTGCGGGTGGAAGCGCTGCAGGCCGACAGCAAGCGCGCAGCCCGCGCGATGGCGCGCATCAATCCCGACGCCACCAACGGCTTCGGCATGAGTGACATCCTGCTGGGTGACAAGCCAGTCCTGCGGGATGGGGTCGCTCCACGACGCTGGCGCGATGTCGTCATTGAACCCGGCATCGGGTCGTACGGCCGCGGGACGTCGGTCGGTCTGCTGTGGGAGATGTATGATCTCGTCGCGCGCGAAGGCGCCAGCAAGTACCGCGTGTCGCTCGCTGTCGAGCGCGCGGATCGCACGGCGGCAGGCCGTCTTGCCGCGCGTGTGGTGGACGGACTGGGGCGCACCATCGGTCGGCCGCAAGTGTCGCGCGACAAGCTCACGATCGCCTTCGATCGCTCAGCGGCGGCCGCCGGCACTTTGGTGGAATTCCTGTCGCTGGACGTGTCCGATTCGCCGCCGGGCACATACCGTTTGCGTGTGGAGATTACGGATCTGGGGAACGGCAGGAGAACATCACGTCTCACGGAATTCCGGATCAAGTAG